Proteins co-encoded in one Armatimonadota bacterium genomic window:
- the trpB gene encoding tryptophan synthase subunit beta: protein MTLPMQTAAAGRFGRFGGRYVPETLVPALDALEQAYARLADDVEFQRELAAALRHYCGRPTPLYFAARLSARLGVRVFLKREDLLHTGAHKINNALGQVLLARRMGKRRVIAETGAGQHGVATATAAAVAGLACDVYMGTEDMARQHLNVVRMRLLGARVVPVEAGSRTLKDAINEALRDWVTHVESTFYVIGSVVGPHPYPTLVRDFQAVIGREARAQILHQAGRLPDVVVACVGGGSNALGLFHAFRDDPVRLIGVEAGGAGLASGRHAATLTAGSPGVLHGALSYLLQDADGQVLPTHSISAGLDYPGVGPEHAWLKEIGRAEYVAADDRLALEGFRVLAQTEGILPALEPAHALGYLQHLAPTLPREAVVLVGLSGRGDKDVEVVAAALGETP from the coding sequence ATGACGTTGCCGATGCAGACCGCTGCTGCGGGGCGATTCGGGCGGTTTGGCGGGCGCTACGTGCCCGAAACGCTGGTGCCCGCGCTGGACGCGCTCGAGCAGGCGTACGCCCGGCTGGCCGACGACGTCGAGTTCCAGCGCGAGCTGGCCGCGGCGCTGCGCCACTACTGCGGCCGGCCCACGCCCCTGTACTTCGCCGCGCGGCTCAGCGCGCGGCTGGGGGTGCGCGTCTTCCTCAAGCGCGAGGACCTGCTCCACACCGGTGCCCACAAGATCAACAACGCCCTGGGGCAGGTACTCCTGGCGCGACGCATGGGCAAGCGCCGGGTGATCGCCGAGACCGGCGCCGGCCAGCACGGCGTGGCGACGGCCACCGCCGCTGCGGTGGCGGGGCTGGCCTGCGACGTCTACATGGGCACCGAGGACATGGCCCGCCAGCATCTGAACGTGGTTCGCATGCGGCTGCTGGGCGCCCGGGTGGTACCGGTCGAGGCGGGCAGCCGCACGTTGAAGGACGCGATCAACGAGGCGCTGCGCGACTGGGTCACGCACGTGGAGTCGACCTTCTACGTCATCGGGTCCGTGGTCGGCCCCCACCCCTACCCCACGCTGGTGCGCGACTTCCAGGCGGTCATCGGGCGCGAGGCGCGCGCGCAGATCCTCCACCAGGCCGGCCGCCTGCCCGACGTGGTGGTAGCGTGCGTGGGCGGCGGCAGCAACGCCCTTGGGCTCTTCCACGCCTTCCGTGACGATCCCGTGCGGCTGATCGGGGTCGAGGCCGGGGGTGCGGGGCTGGCGTCGGGCCGGCATGCGGCCACGCTCACGGCCGGGAGCCCCGGCGTGCTCCACGGTGCGCTGAGCTACCTGCTGCAGGACGCGGACGGTCAGGTGCTGCCCACCCACTCCATCTCGGCCGGGCTCGACTACCCCGGGGTCGGACCCGAGCACGCGTGGCTGAAAGAGATCGGGCGCGCCGAGTACGTGGCCGCTGATGATCGCCTGGCCCTGGAGGGCTTCCGGGTGCTGGCGCAGACCGAAGGGATCCTGCCAGCGCTGGAACCCGCGCACGCCCTGGGCTATCTGCAGCACCTGGCGCCGACCTTGCCGCGCGAAGCGGTGGTGCTGGTGGGCCTGTCAGGGCGCGGCGACAAGGACGTGGAGGTCGTGGCTGCAGCCCTGGGGGAGACGCCGTGA